One segment of Eschrichtius robustus isolate mEscRob2 chromosome 3, mEscRob2.pri, whole genome shotgun sequence DNA contains the following:
- the QSOX1 gene encoding LOW QUALITY PROTEIN: sulfhydryl oxidase 1 (The sequence of the model RefSeq protein was modified relative to this genomic sequence to represent the inferred CDS: inserted 2 bases in 1 codon; substituted 1 base at 1 genomic stop codon): MECCGRGSGPQLSLLLLLLLLSLLLVVPGAGAAPRSTLYSPSDPLTLLQAGTLRGAVLDSRSAWAVEFFASWCGHCIAFAPTWKALAKDVKDWRPALNLAALDCAQETNTAVCRDFNITGFPTVRFFKAYSKTGSGATLSASDADVQALRERLIDALESHSDTWPSACPPLKPARLEEITGFFARNDEEYLALIFEREGSYLGREVTLDMSQRRGIVVRRVLNTDHDVVNEFGVTDFPSCYLLFRNGSFFRVPMLMESRFFYTKYLRRFSRDTSDAVPTTAARNTSSTIAPTVWKVADPSKIYMADLESALHYILRVEVAKFSVLEGQRLVAMKKFMSVLAQHFPGQPSVQNFLHSMNDWLKKQQRKKIPYGFFKAALDSRKEGAVIADKVNWVGCQGSQPHFRGFPCSLWVLFHFLTVEASRQHVEHSRETAKAQEVLQAIRGYVRFFFGCRDCAGHFEQMATASMHRVGNLNSAVLWFWSSHNKVNARLAGAPSEDPQFPKVQWPPRELCSACHRELQGAPVWDLDNIFNFLKTHFSPSNIVLDLPSADLGPRRGAXRMAVPPRQVELELATRNFTLGPEKAEIMVGPGTMSPGTTVPDVPAEGPGASHPQETQAGLSMARDEPDQEAPEHIAGLHRDKLEQPKGRQRLSRRDXGAMLLAEFLAGKNLPRGPSELRRVGRSSKQLASIPDGEPEAGARQRRSQWLQVLEGNFSHLDISLCVRLSSLSFMGLLAVYTYFRARMRALKGYASHPAA, translated from the exons ATGGAGTGCTGTGGACGCGGTTCCGGGCCGCAGCtgtcgctgctgctgctgctgctgctgctgtcgcTGCTGCTGGTGGTGCCCGGCGCCGGCGCAGCCCCTCGCTCGACGCTCTACTCGCCCTCCGACCCGCTGACGCTGCTGCAGGCTGGCACCCTGCGCGGCGCCGTGCTGGACTCCCGCAGCGCCTGGGCGGTGGAGTTCTTCGCCTCCTGGTGCGGCCACTGCATCGCCTTCGCCCCGACGTGGAAGGCGCTGGCCAAAGACGTCAAAG ATTGGAGGCCGGCGCTGAATCTCGCCGCCCTGGACTGTGCTCAGGAGACCAACACCGCAGTCTGCAGAGACTTCAACATCACTGGCTTCCCGACTGTGAGG TTCTTTAAAGCCTATTCCAAGACCGGCTCAGGAGCTACACTGTCAG CGTCTGATGCTGATGTGCAGGCGCTGCGGGAGAGGCTCATTGACGCCCTGGAGTCCCATAGTGACACGTGGCCCTCTGCCTGTCCCCCACTGAAGCCTGCCAG GCTGGAGGAGATTACTGGATTCTTTGCAAGAAACGATGAAGAGTACCTGGCGCTGATCTTTGAAAGGGAAGGCTCCTACCTGGGTAGAGAG GTGACTCTGGACATGTCCCAGCGCCGGGGCATAGTGGTGCGCAGGGTCCTGAACACAGATCATGACGTGGTGAACGAGTTTGGTGTCACCGACTTCCCATCGTGCTACCTGCTGTTTCGGAATGGCTCTTTCTTCCGGGTCCCCAT GCTTATGGAATCCAGGTTCTTCTACACCAAGTACCTGCGGAGGTTCTCCAGGGACACCAGCGATGCTGTCCCCACCACAGCTGCGCGGAACACCTCTAGCACCATAGCCCCTACCGTGTGGAAAGTTGCAGATCC CTCCAAGATCTACATGGCTGACCTGGAATCTGCACTGCACTACATCCTCCGGGTAGAAGTGGCCAAGTTCTCTGTCCTGGAGGGGCAGCGCCTGGTGGCCATGAAAAAGTTCATGTCGGTGCTGGCCCAG CACTTCCCTGGCCAGCCCTCGGTCCAGAACTTCCTGCATTCCATGAATGACTGGCTCAAGAagcagcagagaaagaaaattccCTACGGTTTCTTTAAAGCTGCCCTGGACAGCAGGAAGGAG GGTGCTGTGATTGCCGACAAGGTGAACTGGGTAGGCTGCCAAGGGAGTCAGCCGCATTTCCGCGGCTTTCCCTGCTCCCTGTGGGTCCTCTTCCACTTCCTGACCGTGGAGGCATCTCGGCAACATGTGGAGCACTCACGAGAAACAG CCAAGGCCCAGGAGGTCCTCCAGGCCATCCGGGGCTACGTTCGCTTCTTCTTTGGCTGCCGAGACTGCGCTGGCCACTTTGAGCAGATGGCCACTGCCTCCATGCACCGGGTGGGGAATCTGAACAGCGCCGTGCTCTGGTTCTGGTCTAGCCACAACAAGGTCAACGCTCGCCTCGCAG GTGCCCCCAGCGAGGACCCCCAGTTCCCCAAGGTGCAGTGGCCGCCCCGTGAGCTCTGTTCCGCCTGCCACAGAGAACTCCAGGGTGCGCCCGTGTGGGACCTGGACAACATCTTCAACTTCTTGAAGACCCACTTCTCCCCGAGCAACATCGTCCTAGACCTTCCTTCAGCAGACCTGGGCCCCCGGAGGGGTGCATAGAGGATGGCAGTCCCCCCAAGGCAGGTGGAGCTGGAGCTGGCGACCAGAAATTTTACTCTGGGCCCTGAGAAGGCTGAGATCATGGTGGGCCCAGGGACAATGTCCCCTGGAACCACCGTCCCAGATGTTCCAGCAGAGGGACCTGGGGCAAGTCACCCCCAGGAGACGCAGGCTGGCCTTAGCATGGCCAGAGATGAGCCAGACCAGGAAGCTCCTGAGCACATAGCGGGGCTTCACAGGGATAAGTTGGAGCAGCCAAAAGGGCGGCAACGCTTGAGCAGGCGAGA AGGAGCCATGTTGTTGGCTGAATTCCTGGCTGGGAAGAACCTCCCCAGAGGCCCTTCAGAGCTGAGGCGAGTGGGCCGCAGCTCCAAGCAGCTGGCCAGCATCCCTGACGGGGAGCCAGAGGCCGGGGCCAGGCAGCGCCGGAGCCAGTGGCTGCAGGTGCTGGAAGggaacttctcccacctggacaTCAGCCTCTGTGTGAGGCTCTCCTCCCTGTCCTTCATGGGCCTGCTGGCTGTGTACACCTACTTCCGGGCCAGGATGAGGGCCCTGAAGGGCTATGCCAGCCACCCCGCAGCCTGA